TAATTGAATTATTCCCTCCAGTGATagtttttttaattattcCATTAGAATTCGTAAAATTTCTAGAAAAGGCACGATTTGGTAATTCATTTGATTCTGATTCagataaattaaaagaaatagtttttttattttcattttttatattatcagATTTATCTTGTGTAATTTTATAACTTTTTTCCATATCTATAATTGTTTTGgtattttcatcattatcttttgtatttttttttttatctacATCTTCTTCATTTCTTTCTAACGGATTTccaaataaaaatacagAACATAAGTGATCcatatttgttttattatctatcatgatattatttgaaaaaatatgatcatattttttgttttctaAAATTTTACTTTTATGAAAAGagttataataatatttcacagggcttttattatctataattttaaaatttcGTATATCTACACAATCTATAATATCATCATCGTTATTAACATCATTTTCAGAATTCTCAGAATGCATTTTATTTGCCAATTCTGTATACACTTTTTCAattgtttttattacatCAGATTTTTCAATTTCTTCTGATGAAACATCCTCTAAAATATCATTTTGttctttatcatttaattttgtattttcatcagattttatttgtatatgATTTGTTCGTgtaatgatattataacaaTCTTTATTTTCAGAATTGATATCGtcatttttatgtaaatctatatttttcatattattcatattatttatattacctgaataattttcatttttatttgtttcaTAATCTAATTCgaatttatttatatcatttgCCAAATCTGACAAGTCACCAAATTTGTAATTCGTTTTATGTTTAGTAACTTCTCTGATTTTAGGAAATTGTGTATTATTCAATGAAGGattcttttcatttatatatattttttcatttgtattccttatattattaattgttggtatttgtaattttatattagattgaacatttttattttcgCTTATGTTgatattttctttttttatttcatagTCATTTTGATTTGAtgtatttaaaataattgGATCAAcattatcataattattatatataatagatTCTTTACTTATTTTTCTTAGAAATTCATTAATTTGTTCTTTATGTATTGCTTCTTTACTATCTCCTATTATCATATCACCATTTGCATGAAATGATgattttaattttttcctATGTCTAACAAataatgtatttttttcatatttcttaagatcattattattaataatatcatttttcatattttcattagaaatatttattacattCACTTTCATTGGATTCATCATATCATTCTTTTGTGGTAGTATTATTTCACATGATGAGcattttttcttatcaaaatcatttaaatgtgaaatattatttgtatcattatttttgtcccttaaaaaatttgataaattatatgagttcatattttcattttttgaAATTTCTTTTGAACACATATCTTCTAgtgaagaagaaaaaattcttttatGATACAAGTCCATTTGTGAATGATACTTTGAATTTAATAAACATacattttcatcatcatcattataattataattattattattataattattattattattgtttataGTTAGATAATCTTTACAAgaattatatgtttttacatatacatcatttttatcacTTGAATCTTTTATgttaattaaatatttatcttGTTTATCAATATTCagattatataaaatatcttttttaattgaatagttatatttatcattttcatcattcaaattattattatcctCATCATCTAAAGTTTCTGTAATTAATGTTTTATCATTTGAATCATTATTAAttgtattaaaaatgaaaatagGATTGTCCaaatcatttttaatatttaacttttctttttcaattgtagaattattacattcattattttcatttatatctttaCTATTTAAAGCTTctatatcttttattaaattattatatttatttgaattttCTATTACCTTTGACATAGAATTCTTATAATGTgattttaatttttctcGTTGTCTTTTATAAACTTGTTCATGGTTCTCAAAACttctgttttttttaagaaattCTTCTTCATGAGTTGTCATGTTATCTAATCTGTTCATTTTGAAATTTACAAATGAATCACTAAAATTCCTTTCATATTCTGTCAAATTAAGAACTTTTGTAATAACTTTATTTTCTGAGTAAttcatttcattttttctgTCCTCTATAACTGAAATTTGAGGAACATTCAAAAAATGTACATCTTGATTcttatcatttattttttcaaattttatattttttaaatcattattattttcattaatcacttttatgttatttgagaaaattatttcaggtttattttgaaaagatattttattactattatatatattatgttcTCTTTTGACGTCACCTGAAAATAGTACACTATTTTGTTCatcttttttcttattctcattatattcattatttttgctattatgattatttttattattatcatttttttcattgttatttttttttggatCCTCAAACTTTTTGTCCTCTTCTAATTCATCCATAAATGTTAcccctttttttttcatccTTTTCTTATTTTCGTTATTTGAATtgttattaaatattttcacATCATCTGAAAacattaattttttttttgtatttttatcGTGTCTGTTATCATCccattttttattttgtaaagatatatttttgttttctaattggatattttcttcatccATTATTTTTGATTCATTCGAAAAAGTTATTTCATTTGAAAAAGTTATTTCATTTAACACTTTTTcatttacatatatgtCCTCAACATTGCTtgtatgttttttttttacatttgATTTGCTTTCTTCACAATATTCTTCAACTATATCTGAAAACATGActcctttttttttcttttttttcatattttttaaattttcttcattattaatattatcatccATAGGAACATTTGTTTTCGTAAtttcataattattcaaattaatatttttatctacATCTGataaatcattattatcatttttataatttttatcattatcatatatattgtCATACATTGATAATGTATTAGTTGATGAATTTTTGGAAGATTGGCTTATCTGATTATCTTCATTGGAGGAATAACTTTTAAGTTTATACTCACcatttacatatttaaaataagAACTTGCATTACGTGAATCATTTATTGAGTCTTTTGAATTAGCATAATGATCTAAAGATATTGAACTGTTATActgtttatatttttcatttgatTGTATTTCATTAAATTTCTTTCCATTTGATTGTATTtcattaaattttttttcatttaatttcttttcattatttttctttccATTTGATtccttttcattttcaCTTTCTTCCATGTTCacattttcattattaaCATCAAAATGGACAATTATATTTCCCAGTGCTTTTCTAATATCTGAGCTTGAAGAATAAACTGTTTTTTTACGGTTAATAATAGTGTATTTTCTGAGAGgattttttgatatatatttattacttTCACATGCAGATATATAAGCAAATGCTGGTGATAAGAAATTACAAAAAAGACCACAGATTAAacttatataattaaaagTGTCTGAAAATATTAAACCATTAGAAAATATCCATGCAAACAAAAAAGGAGCAACAcaaccaaaaaaaaaggcTAAATTATCGGAACATATATCGAGATTCATTAAATCATATCGCATCGATATTGAACCTGTAATAACTTTAGGAGCTACAGCAACAAAGTTAAAGATGTATAAAATAGatgtattaattttttgaaaGGAATTATTcaaacaaaatattaagccaaatataaaataaaatatactaGTAAAAATGCTACTTAACCATATAGCTTTAGAAACATTAACTTCATCTGTTATTTCATTTCCCCATGATGGTATATTACTAACAAATCCGTATGAATCAATAAAATTTGCAAATGTTTTGCCCATACAGTATGTTTTTATTCCTTCAATTTTACttatgatataatataaatttctcaaaaatattttattattattattattattattattattattgttgttgttgttattattatcttcagttttttttttcatttcttcCTTTTTATGATAGTCtagataatttttttcctcTTTAAATGTTGTATTCATCCCACTATCGACATCTTTAATTGTATACTTGTGACATACcaatttttcattatttttttgattgAATATTTGGTatattgtaaaaaaataaggTTTTCCATGAAAATActtaatttttaaattatttaaacaacctgataaaatgatataaaaaatgcTATAAcgaaatatatatattttttctttatataaacGTGAAGGAATTTGGTAGAAAAATGGACacttttttatatatttcaaattattatatttatgtatatttttttttatagacattttaaatatgttttctgttttttttttttgtatgttttcttttatttcaCTAGTTTCATAAAGATAATCTTTCATATGGGAAAGATCTGGAAGATCATCATTggatatattttttttttgtttggTTATACATTTCAATATTGGATAATTATGAAAGGCTGGATTTTTATGTAGTTgtaatttctttttaaaattattaagTTCATTATAActatgataattttttattaaatctGTTTCGTAATGGGTTctatttaatataaatttatgGTATATATTCATGTTGCTAATAGATGGAATAGGTGAAGGGTCCATATAATTTTGAGATAGTAAATAAATTGTTGAAGAAACAgataaatacaaaaatgAACTCATAAATATCATAAAAACAACATATTGATAATTTATGGTTTCT
This region of Plasmodium gaboni strain SY75 chromosome 12, whole genome shotgun sequence genomic DNA includes:
- a CDS encoding putative amino acid transporter, giving the protein MNLKWLSNIGFLNYNKKNNKQKFVRSRKRFRTITWKYTKTIGPFASFIYLFNQSIGSGLFDIPSLIDEVGWIPVIFGNVFVCSVAVFCSLMILRAMTMIPKNKNFEQRIEYSAVIKYFMSNEKYKFVSFLYHLGNICNNICGILVISKIIDIFIIKLCGYTILFQIYPQIKITKCSLNLLDAMFNGYYYTSTGGYERIMISGFTIGYLINAIICIHLSSKGLEETINYQYVVFMIFMSSFLYLSVSSTIYLLSQNYMDPSPIPSISNMNIYHKFILNRTHYETDLIKNYHSYNELNNFKKKLQLHKNPAFHNYPILKCITKQKKNISNDDLPDLSHMKDYLYETSEIKENIQKKKTENIFKMSIKKNIHKYNNLKYIKKCPFFYQIPSRLYKEKIYIFRYSIFYIILSGCLNNLKIKYFHGKPYFFTIYQIFNQKNNEKLVCHKYTIKDVDSGMNTTFKEEKNYLDYHKKEEMKKKTEDNNNNNNNNNNNNNNNNKIFLRNLYYIISKIEGIKTYCMGKTFANFIDSYGFVSNIPSWGNEITDEVNVSKAIWLSSIFTSIFYFIFGLIFCLNNSFQKINTSILYIFNFVAVAPKVITGSISMRYDLMNLDICSDNLAFFFGCVAPFLFAWIFSNGLIFSDTFNYISLICGLFCNFLSPAFAYISACESNKYISKNPLRKYTIINRKKTVYSSSSDIRKALGNIIVHFDVNNENVNMEESENEKESNGKKNNEKKLNEKKFNEIQSNGKKFNEIQSNEKYKQYNSSISLDHYANSKDSINDSRNASSYFKYVNGEYKLKSYSSNEDNQISQSSKNSSTNTLSMYDNIYDNDKNYKNDNNDLSDVDKNINLNNYEITKTNVPMDDNINNEENLKNMKKKKKKGVMFSDIVEEYCEESKSNVKKKHTSNVEDIYVNEKVLNEITFSNEITFSNESKIMDEENIQLENKNISLQNKKWDDNRHDKNTKKKLMFSDDVKIFNNNSNNENKKRMKKKGVTFMDELEEDKKFEDPKKNNNEKNDNNKNNHNSKNNEYNENKKKDEQNSVLFSGDVKREHNIYNSNKISFQNKPEIIFSNNIKVINENNNDLKNIKFEKINDKNQDVHFLNVPQISVIEDRKNEMNYSENKVITKVLNLTEYERNFSDSFVNFKMNRLDNMTTHEEEFLKKNRSFENHEQVYKRQREKLKSHYKNSMSKVIENSNKYNNLIKDIEALNSKDINENNECNNSTIEKEKLNIKNDLDNPIFIFNTINNDSNDKTLITETLDDEDNNNLNDENDKYNYSIKKDILYNLNIDKQDKYLINIKDSSDKNDVYVKTYNSCKDYLTINNNNNNYNNNNYNYNDDDENVCLLNSKYHSQMDLYHKRIFSSSLEDMCSKEISKNENMNSYNLSNFLRDKNNDTNNISHLNDFDKKKCSSCEIILPQKNDMMNPMKVNVINISNENMKNDIINNNDLKKYEKNTLFVRHRKKLKSSFHANGDMIIGDSKEAIHKEQINEFLRKISKESIIYNNYDNVDPIILNTSNQNDYEIKKENINISENKNVQSNIKLQIPTINNIRNTNEKIYINEKNPSLNNTQFPKIREVTKHKTNYKFGDLSDLANDINKFELDYETNKNENYSGNINNMNNMKNIDLHKNDDINSENKDCYNIITRTNHIQIKSDENTKLNDKEQNDILEDVSSEEIEKSDVIKTIEKVYTELANKMHSENSENDVNNDDDIIDCVDIRNFKIIDNKSPVKYYYNSFHKSKILENKKYDHIFSNNIMIDNKTNMDHLCSVFLFGNPLERNEEDVDKKKNTKDNDENTKTIIDMEKSYKITQDKSDNIKNENKKTISFNLSESESNELPNRAFSRNFTNSNGIIKKTITGGNNSINFKGLTLRKSNINSITDHESIDYKELNEIIDSNDKDLNKNMSDKIEIMKIRIHVYPYILQKYHVETTYVLLGCLTTFSFVGIITDLLFG